The following nucleotide sequence is from Anabaena sphaerica FACHB-251.
CTCCGAAGACAGTAAAAAACGCACTCAGGAACTAGTCGCTGAACACGTCAAAAACTCTGATGTGGTGATTACTACCGCCCAAGTACCAGGAAGAAAAGCACCACAACTAGTTACCCAAGAAATGGTAGCTCAGATGAAACCCGGTTCAGTCATAGTAGACTTAGCCGCAGAACAAGGTGGAAACTGCGCTTGTACAGAAGCAGGTAAAGACATTGTTTGGAATGGTGTAACAATTATTGGCCCCATTAATTTACCCTCATCAATGCCAGTACACGCCAGTCAACTGTATGCAAAGAATGTCACATCATTAATGCAACTGCTGATTAAAGACAAAGCCTTGCAAATCAACTTTGGTGACGACATCGTTGACGCAGCTTGCGTTACTCACGCTGGAGAAATTAGAAACCAACGAGTAAAGGATGCTTTGCAAGCAGTAGCGGTGTAACTAAACATAGATTGAATGAACCACGTTCGCGAAGCGTGCCGATAGCTTGCGTGGCGACGCAGGAGCCATAGGCATAGGCACGAAGAACACGAAGGAAGAAGAGTTTGAGAGAGATTTTACGTGAGTGTTGTAGATTTTCTCTTTGCGTCTTTGCTCCTTTGCATCTTTGCTCGAAACTCATTAACTCCAAAATCAAAATGACAGAAGCATTACTTGCGGCCTTATTTGTACTCGTCTTAGCCTCCTTCATCGGCTTTGAAGTCATCAACAAAGTTCCCCCCACATTACACACCCCCTTAATGTCCGGTTCAAACGCTATTTCCGGCATTTCCGTAATTGGGGCAATATTAGCTGCTGGGGAGAGAAACACCAATTTATCAGTAATTCTCGGCTTAATTGCGGTGATATTGGCAATGGTTAACGTTGTCGGTGGTTTTTTAGTAACAGACAGAATGCTGCAAATGTTTAAGAAAAAGGAAGTTAAAGCATGAGCGACTTTTTACCAACTGGGATACAGCTAACTTACTTAGTCGCTGCATCGTTATTTATTCTCGGTTTGAAAAAACTCGGTTCTCCCGCTACAGCTAGAAACGGTAATCTTGTCGCTGCTGTGGGGATGCTGTTAGCTGTTGTTGCCACTTTATTAGATCAGCACGTATTAAATTACGAGATGATATTGATAGGTTTGGTGATTGGTTCTATTATTGGAGCGATCGCAGCTTACAAAGTGCAAATGACCGAAATGCCCCAAATGGTGGGTTTACTCAACGGTTTGGGTGGCGCATCTTCCGCACTTATTGCAGTTGCTGAATTTTGGCGGTTGTTAGGAAGTTCTAAACCTATCCCCCTCGATGTCAACATTTCCATGTTATTGGATGTGTTAATCGGTGGCGTGACATTAACAGGTAGTTTTCTCGCTTTTGCCAAATTGCAAGGTTTAGTTAGTGGTACTCCTATTACCTTTCCTTTCCAGCAACCATTTAACCTCTTGCTGTTGGGTTCATATTTAGCCGGAAGTGCATATTTAATCATCTCACCCGATAGTTTACCCATCTTTTTAGCGGTGGTAGCTGTTTCCTTGGTATTGGGTGTGATGTTCGTCCTCCCCATTGGTGGGGGTGATATGCCGGTGGTAATCTCCCTGTTGAACTCCCTCTCCGGTGTGGCTGCGGCTGCGGCTGGGTTTGTGGTGATGAACAATATGTTAATCATCGCCGGTGCTTTGGTGGGCGCTTCTGGTTTAATCCTTACAGAAATTATGTGTAAGGCTATGAACCGTTCTTTGTTCAGTGTCTTATTTAGTGCTTTTGGTTCAGTTTCTACTGCTGCTGCTACTGCTAGTGGTGGTGCAAGTAGTCAACCAGTTCGCAGTATTGATGCTGAAGAAGGGGCGATGATGTTGGGATATGCTCGTTCTGTGGTAATTGTCCCAGGATACGGTATGGCGGTTGCTCAAGCACAGCATAGCGTCCGGGAGTTGGCAGATCAACTAGAACGCATGGGTGTGGATGTGAAATATGCGATACATCCGGTTGCGGGGAGAATGCCGGGACACATGAATGTATTATTGGCGGAAGCTAATGTACCTTATACGCAGTTGTACGATATGGAGGATATTAATCCCCAGTTTGAACAAGCTGATGTGGCGTTAGTGATTGGTGCTAATGATGTGGTCAATCCTGCGGCGCGTAGTGATGCGAGTAGTCCTATTTATGGGATGCCGATTTTGGAGGTTGATCGCGCAAAGCAGACTATTGTGATTAAGCGTGGTATGAGTGCTGGTTTTGCTGGTGTTGATAATGAGTTGTTTTATAAGGATAAAACGACGATGTTGTTTGGTAGTGCTAAGGATATGGTGGCTAAGTTGGTTAGTGAGGTGAAGCAACTTTAGGTTAAATATTGTGCAGGGTGTGTCAAATAAGCAAGTAAGTTATATCAGTAGTTTATTTTCGAGTTTGACGCACCAATCTTATATTAAACTCTTTGTTATGCTTTTGAAGTTTTGATAATATTTTTATAAATTCTGTCTAATTTAAGTTATAATTTGCAATTAAATTAGAATAAAAATGTCAAATTAATTTATTTACAAGGAAGGATAATTATGTTGCATACAAAAATTAAAGAATTACAAGAAGAAAATTCTAAATTAACTACTACAAATCCTATTTTAAATGCTTTCTCTCTAGACAGATGCAAAGAAATTGATGAAGCTGCGGAGAATGATAAATTTATTGCTCAACACAGGAATGAAATACTTGATCACTTAAAAAAATGTTCAGTTGGACATACTTCTGAATTTAAACAAGCTTTTGATATTTACAATGAAATCATAACATATTTATTTCTTAATAATATAGGTAAAAATAGAAGTTTCTCAGTTATAAGAGTACCAGAAGATAATAAAGGAACTCCTGACTTTGAAGTTAATTTTACTCATGGAGAAACTTTTTATATTGAAATGAAAACTTTAGGATTTAATGATGGTGACAATAATTATGTAAAAGCAACTAATAAAGGTTTAGAAGCTAAAGTTTCTTTAACTGAACAAATAAATTCTGGAGAACCAATAGCAATTAGTGAAGTAGTTGTTAGTCCATTCAGAAAAGAAAATAAAGGTTATCAATATAATCATCTAAATCAAACAAGAATTATTGATAGTATAATTAATAAACTTAATGAAGATGTAATCAAAACAAAACAATTTGCAAAAGGAAAAACTATACTTTTGGTTAATTTATCTCTAATGTCAATGTTACCACAAATTTGGCAATTAAATTCCGTACCTATATATCAAGAAAAACTTTATAAATCTATGATTAGCGGTATTTTGTGGTACTCAGCTTTTGGAAAATTTAATGAAAGAATATTTACAACTATTGAAGGTGAAGGATCTAAAAATATAGAAGGTGAGTTAAGTACAGAAGGAATCTTGAATAAATATGAATTTGTGAAAGCTGTATGCTTCCAAATAGAAGATGAACAGGGTAATCTTAAATTAGTAGGATTTTATAGAGAAAACGATAAAGATGAAATTTATCATCTGATTTACCCAATTTGTGATTTTGTTAATAATGATTATAATACACACGGTTATGAGATTCTTCAGAATATAGTTTAATGAAAAATCCAAATCTAAAATTTTCTACCCATGACAATAATCAAACATTTAGTTATATAATGTTTAATGTTCTTCTATAAACTGCATACAAAGTCTACAATTAAAATATGATATAGTTCTGATGCTTTTCCCCATTCACCTACTATATTTTGATATTCGACTTTTGAATCTGAAATAAATTGACCAACTCGAATAGTACGAAAATTCTTAGTTTGGCAATTTGTTTGTAACCTAGCATAACTAGCATCAGGATTAACAATATCATACATGACTATTCCACCTTTTTTTATAATTCCATTGGTATTAAGAAAAGCAGGTTCATCATATTGATTAGCATCAATATTTGCTTGTGAAGGTTCTGTACCTGGAACTTTTTCCCAGTTGGCGTTTTTTATTGTGTCTGTTGCTGCTATTGCTGGTATTGCAAAAGATAAAAAAATACTCAAAATAGCAGTTTTACATAAAATGTTTAGCAAGGTATGTTTTATATCAAGCATGATTTTAGAAGATTCTAATTTTTTTATTAATATATTCTTCAACACTTCCAATATTTACAGATCAATAAACCAAATACAACAGAAATAATACTGCATCCTATTATTAAATTTCATTAAATCCAAGTATTTATACGAATATACTATTTTACTTTACAGTTATGATTGTAAGATTAATTTGCTTTTTGCAAAAATAAGCGATCGCTCTTTCTTCTCTTCTTCCTTCGTGTTCTTCGTGTCTTCGTGGTTCGTTAAAAAAGGATGTTGGGGAGTTGAAGGGGTGCGATCCTCTGCGTTCTCTGCGTCTCTGCGGTTCGTTTAAAAAAAGATATTGGGTGAAAATGAGTGATCGCTGTTTACTAAATCTCCCAATCTTCTAATTTTAAATTATCAATTCTACTAAATTCTCTAGTATTGTGAGTAATTAAAGTTAAATTATTAGCGATCGCAATAGCAGCAATGTGTAAATCATTATTTCCTATAGGAGTACCTTTAGCAGCCAATTTACTACGAATTTCACCATAAATTACAGCGCATTCATCATCAAACTTCAAAGAACCAAAACGATCTAAAAATTCCTGCTGCTTTTGCAGAGTTTTCGCAGGATTATTTGTTCTCATTGCACCATAAAATAATTCCGCTTTGACAATAGAACAAACTACTATATCTATATCGGATAAATCTTGAAGACGCTGAATAATCTTTTCTGATCTTTGATTAAGATATTGAATACAAACATTACTATCTAATAAATATCTCATCAGTTTGTATTCCTAACAATTAATCATTTCTTCTAAGCTATCATCTAAAGTATCATCAATACCTAAATTATCCAGAATAATTGGATCATCAGCACAACTTCCTGCGGTTTTATTAATGAATTCTTGCCAGTCTAAATTGTGTTTTTCTGTGTTTATCAAAGTTGTTGGTTTATTGATTAAATTTTGACGAAATAAACGGACAATTTCCAATATTTCTGGTATATATTCTTCTGGAGTTTGGGCAATTTCTAATAATAAATCATTCCAGGGTGTAGTTGAGGATGTTTCTGTGATGACTTGGTGATTATTAATCATAAAATACTAGATTTGATTATTTTTACATATTATCAGTATATCAGATCAGAATCAGCAAGTGTAACTTACCCAAATAACGATACTTTGGGGGAGTTGAGGGAGTACGATAGCGAAGCGATCCGTAGGAATCGCTCTTCCAATATAATTAAACAACACTACGTGGATCAACAACTACAATATCCGAAAACCGTTTAAAATCATCAACATTAAATGTTAATAAATGTGTAATATTATGAGCTAACATAGCCGCTACTAAACGAGCATCATGTACCTGTTTTCCCATCACTTGATATTTAATAACAAGTGATTCCCACTCAGTAAAAATTTGTGGTGTATCCAACTCCAATATAAATATATTTTTAAGTTTTTCGCTTTCTTCTTCAGCTTGAGTGATAGATAAACCTAACCCATTTTTATCAAGAGGTCTTGTAGCAACAGCCCAAAATTCAATTATATTTTGTGGAATAATACATAAAAAATCACCTTGCTTTTTGAGCGTTAAAATTGCCCTTTAAGCATCAAGGTGCATGGGACTATTTTTTTGTACCAAACGCAGTAAAATATTAGTATCTACCAGATATTTCATAACATTTCATCTTCTCTGGTATAAATACTATCTCGACTAATAGCTGCATCTGAAAGTGGT
It contains:
- a CDS encoding NAD(P) transhydrogenase subunit alpha; the protein is MTEALLAALFVLVLASFIGFEVINKVPPTLHTPLMSGSNAISGISVIGAILAAGERNTNLSVILGLIAVILAMVNVVGGFLVTDRMLQMFKKKEVKA
- a CDS encoding NAD(P)(+) transhydrogenase (Re/Si-specific) subunit beta, producing the protein MSDFLPTGIQLTYLVAASLFILGLKKLGSPATARNGNLVAAVGMLLAVVATLLDQHVLNYEMILIGLVIGSIIGAIAAYKVQMTEMPQMVGLLNGLGGASSALIAVAEFWRLLGSSKPIPLDVNISMLLDVLIGGVTLTGSFLAFAKLQGLVSGTPITFPFQQPFNLLLLGSYLAGSAYLIISPDSLPIFLAVVAVSLVLGVMFVLPIGGGDMPVVISLLNSLSGVAAAAAGFVVMNNMLIIAGALVGASGLILTEIMCKAMNRSLFSVLFSAFGSVSTAAATASGGASSQPVRSIDAEEGAMMLGYARSVVIVPGYGMAVAQAQHSVRELADQLERMGVDVKYAIHPVAGRMPGHMNVLLAEANVPYTQLYDMEDINPQFEQADVALVIGANDVVNPAARSDASSPIYGMPILEVDRAKQTIVIKRGMSAGFAGVDNELFYKDKTTMLFGSAKDMVAKLVSEVKQL
- the vapC gene encoding type II toxin-antitoxin system tRNA(fMet)-specific endonuclease VapC; amino-acid sequence: MRYLLDSNVCIQYLNQRSEKIIQRLQDLSDIDIVVCSIVKAELFYGAMRTNNPAKTLQKQQEFLDRFGSLKFDDECAVIYGEIRSKLAAKGTPIGNNDLHIAAIAIANNLTLITHNTREFSRIDNLKLEDWEI